Proteins found in one Candidatus Limnocylindrales bacterium genomic segment:
- a CDS encoding HlyD family secretion protein: MDEVEILNSSTQVQSSRLSKVDQTITDLPETVHEEKNLPGTSSAVAAPKIVPEEDGQIKRPFYRRPRILIAIAGLFIGGILLGLPYYNHVISYESTDDAFIEGRIIQISPKVSGHISKVYVIDNQQVKEGDLLVELDPRDFEARLENSKALLQQAISKQKAAQLNVDLTDVTSQANVQQAYSGVQLAKSGLQTANAELIAARNRLEQARAQVKTAIANAEQAQAQVAEAEAEATRANTDAQRYQHLYEQDGIISRQQLDYALSAARKATAQLEAARKQAAAAQARVAEARAAEQVAVEGLHQAEAQVAEAQARVGEAQARLASANTAPKQVAISSSQAEAIQAEIEQAQAMVKQDQLQLSYTKIYAPESGRVTRKMIEEGAFVQVGQALMAIVPDEFWVIANFKETQLASIRPGQPVHIKVDAYPDKIFKGHVDSIQAGTGARFSLLPPENATGNFVKVVQRVPVKIVFDEKPDSTHPLGPGMSVVPEVKVK; this comes from the coding sequence ATGGACGAGGTTGAAATTTTAAATTCATCCACCCAGGTCCAGTCTTCCAGGCTGAGTAAAGTGGATCAAACTATTACAGATCTGCCGGAAACGGTGCACGAGGAAAAGAACTTACCTGGGACCTCTTCAGCGGTAGCGGCGCCTAAGATCGTCCCAGAGGAAGATGGCCAAATCAAGAGACCTTTTTATCGGCGCCCTCGGATACTGATAGCCATAGCAGGGCTATTCATAGGGGGAATTCTCCTGGGTTTACCTTATTACAACCATGTCATATCCTACGAATCGACCGATGATGCGTTTATTGAAGGGCGCATCATCCAGATCAGTCCAAAAGTATCTGGGCACATCTCGAAGGTATATGTGATCGATAACCAACAAGTCAAGGAAGGTGATTTACTGGTTGAGCTGGATCCCCGTGATTTTGAAGCACGGCTCGAGAATTCAAAAGCTTTACTACAACAGGCTATTTCAAAACAGAAAGCGGCTCAATTGAATGTGGATTTGACGGATGTTACCTCTCAGGCCAACGTCCAACAAGCCTATTCAGGGGTACAATTGGCTAAATCCGGTTTACAAACGGCAAATGCAGAATTAATAGCGGCACGCAATCGGCTCGAGCAGGCTCGAGCCCAGGTTAAGACGGCTATAGCCAATGCTGAACAGGCCCAGGCACAGGTGGCAGAGGCTGAAGCTGAAGCGACGCGGGCCAACACCGACGCACAACGTTACCAACATCTTTATGAGCAAGATGGAATTATATCGCGTCAGCAACTGGATTATGCTTTGTCTGCTGCCCGTAAAGCAACCGCCCAACTGGAAGCTGCTCGTAAGCAGGCTGCAGCAGCCCAAGCCAGAGTTGCTGAAGCCCGGGCTGCGGAGCAAGTAGCCGTTGAAGGTCTTCACCAGGCTGAGGCCCAGGTAGCAGAAGCCCAGGCACGGGTTGGAGAAGCCCAAGCACGTCTAGCTTCGGCCAATACAGCTCCCAAGCAGGTAGCCATTAGTAGCTCTCAGGCTGAAGCAATTCAAGCTGAAATCGAGCAGGCCCAGGCGATGGTCAAGCAGGATCAATTGCAACTCTCTTACACAAAAATCTATGCGCCGGAATCTGGACGTGTAACCCGCAAAATGATCGAAGAAGGTGCCTTTGTACAGGTTGGACAGGCTTTGATGGCGATTGTCCCCGATGAATTTTGGGTTATAGCCAACTTCAAAGAGACTCAACTTGCCAGCATACGCCCAGGACAACCTGTCCATATTAAAGTGGATGCTTACCCCGATAAGATTTTCAAGGGTCATGTAGATAGTATTCAAGCAGGTACGGGAGCGCGTTTCAGTTTGCTACCCCCTGAGAATGCAACGGGTAACTTTGTTAAAGTAGTGCAGCGGGTTCCGGTTAAAATTGTTTTTGATGAGAAACCAGATTCAACCCATCCCTTAGGTCCAGGTATGTCGGTTGTACCGGAGGTAAAAGTAAAATGA
- a CDS encoding carbon monoxide dehydrogenase subunit G produces the protein MRIEGNHTLKGKPEKVWNTLTDPEILAKCIPGCEKLEKTDEDTYKATLNMGIGSIKGTYTGQVKLVDKQPYSSFKMIVEGKGGPGFVKGEGVLNLQEQNGHTLITYQGDAQVGGTIASVGQRMIQASAKMIIGQFFTALDMLQEQQPPSSETSSGGAPSGSSSPPSSFFFKVTLRYLWNELKKILGIKI, from the coding sequence ATGAGAATAGAGGGAAATCATACCTTAAAAGGAAAACCAGAAAAAGTCTGGAACACCTTGACCGATCCGGAGATTCTTGCTAAATGTATCCCGGGTTGCGAGAAATTAGAGAAGACCGACGAGGATACCTATAAAGCAACCCTTAATATGGGAATTGGATCTATAAAAGGTACCTATACCGGACAGGTCAAGCTGGTGGATAAGCAACCTTATTCCAGCTTTAAAATGATTGTTGAAGGAAAAGGAGGACCCGGCTTTGTTAAAGGAGAAGGGGTCTTGAATCTACAAGAGCAAAACGGTCACACCCTGATTACCTATCAGGGAGATGCTCAGGTGGGCGGCACCATTGCCAGTGTAGGACAACGCATGATCCAGGCTTCGGCTAAAATGATCATCGGCCAGTTCTTTACTGCCCTGGATATGCTCCAGGAACAACAACCTCCCTCCTCTGAGACCTCCTCAGGAGGAGCCCCTTCAGGAAGTTCGTCTCCTCCATCGAGTTTTTTTTTTAAAGTCACCCTCCGATACCTTTGGAATGAGCTAAAGAAAATCCTCGGAATTAAAATTTAA
- a CDS encoding xanthine dehydrogenase family protein subunit M yields the protein MKMIPVAFEYLAPTTLDEALSALSTYTDAKILAGGHSLIPAMKLRLASPKYLIDISRISDLNYIRESGGQILIGAGTTHYQIESSTLLKEKCPLLTETAPYIGDVQVRNRGTLGGSLAHADPAADWPAAILAVGAEIKVRNSRGERTLKAEDFFVDMMTTALQPNEILTEIRIPIPPQRTGSAYEKVKQPASGFALVGVAVQITLDTNRTCQQVQVGITGLAPKPFRATGVENMLKGKVINDQLLAQAAEKAADGVDPLSDIHASAEYRSHLARVHTKRALQRAVSRI from the coding sequence ATGAAAATGATTCCAGTTGCGTTTGAATATTTAGCCCCCACGACCCTAGATGAAGCTTTATCTGCGCTCTCGACCTATACCGATGCTAAGATACTGGCCGGTGGGCATAGCTTGATTCCCGCCATGAAATTAAGGCTGGCCTCTCCCAAATATCTCATTGACATCAGCCGAATTTCAGATCTGAACTATATCCGGGAGTCCGGAGGTCAAATTTTGATCGGTGCTGGTACCACCCACTATCAGATCGAAAGCTCAACGCTTCTTAAGGAAAAATGCCCTTTGCTGACTGAAACGGCTCCCTACATTGGAGATGTTCAGGTTCGTAACCGGGGAACCCTGGGTGGAAGCCTGGCCCACGCAGATCCGGCGGCCGACTGGCCTGCGGCTATACTGGCTGTTGGAGCCGAAATTAAGGTGAGAAATTCCCGAGGAGAGCGGACCCTTAAGGCTGAAGATTTCTTTGTGGATATGATGACCACGGCGCTTCAACCCAACGAAATCTTAACCGAAATTCGGATTCCTATACCTCCCCAGCGTACCGGAAGTGCCTATGAAAAGGTTAAACAACCGGCTTCCGGTTTTGCTTTGGTGGGGGTGGCCGTCCAGATTACCCTTGATACCAACCGGACCTGTCAGCAGGTTCAAGTGGGTATTACCGGGCTTGCACCAAAGCCTTTTCGGGCTACAGGAGTTGAAAATATGCTGAAAGGTAAGGTTATTAATGATCAACTCCTCGCCCAGGCAGCCGAGAAAGCTGCCGATGGCGTAGATCCACTCTCGGATATCCATGCCTCAGCAGAGTATCGTTCGCATCTGGCGCGGGTTCATACAAAGAGAGCTTTACAACGAGCTGTAAGTCGAATCTAA
- a CDS encoding MarR family transcriptional regulator, producing the protein MSQTSQVRLDKRKYYSQDQIIRHAQKYPAFHWPTTELLLNLVYAYDLIATYIARILNRYHLSLSAFNLLIILARSEGKGLPLHEIGEALLVSRANVTGLVDCLERRGLVERVAHAEDRRVRIVRITQSGEGLLESILPGYHGEVRELVNELSDEEKAQLNRLLLKLQDSILHTVEKKSKKREDGLMMDNMGNGG; encoded by the coding sequence ATGAGCCAGACATCCCAGGTCCGGTTGGACAAACGTAAGTATTATTCTCAAGACCAAATCATTCGACATGCCCAAAAGTATCCGGCGTTTCATTGGCCTACCACGGAGTTACTTTTGAATCTAGTATATGCCTACGACCTTATTGCTACTTATATTGCCCGAATTCTCAACAGATATCATCTCTCCCTTTCAGCTTTTAATTTGTTGATTATCCTGGCTCGTAGTGAAGGTAAAGGACTTCCTCTCCACGAGATAGGGGAAGCGTTGTTAGTGAGTCGGGCAAATGTAACGGGATTGGTGGATTGTCTTGAGCGGAGAGGTTTAGTAGAACGCGTGGCCCATGCAGAGGATCGGCGTGTACGGATTGTACGGATTACCCAGAGTGGTGAGGGGCTCTTAGAATCCATACTACCCGGTTATCATGGAGAAGTCAGAGAATTGGTAAACGAGTTGAGCGATGAGGAAAAGGCTCAGCTAAACCGGCTTCTGTTAAAATTGCAAGATAGCATTCTCCATACAGTTGAGAAAAAATCCAAGAAACGAGAAGATGGCCTCATGATGGATAATATGGGTAATGGAGGGTAG